In Sphingobacterium thalpophilum, a genomic segment contains:
- the trpS gene encoding tryptophan--tRNA ligase, with protein sequence METVVSGIRSTGKLHLGNYYGALSNFVKMQNEYNCFFFIADLHSLTTHPTPHGLQGTVRQVIVEYLAAGIDPEKSTIYVQSDVPEVAELYLYMNMNAYLGELERATAFKDKVRSSPDNVNAGLLTYPVLMASDILIHHGTKVPVGKDQEQHLEMTRTFGNRFNRLYNVDYFKEAFAFSYADKLVKVPGLSGQGKMGKSNGEADCIYLSDSETVIRKKVMRAVSDSGPTEMNQPKPEAIQNLFDLMKVVSTADTLQHFDELYNKCEIRYGDFKKQLAEDMVLATNDVRSRIEDISNDDAYIAKVAKMGAEKASESAHKTLKEVREIIGIKRFY encoded by the coding sequence ATGGAAACAGTTGTTAGCGGTATCAGAAGTACCGGAAAATTACATTTAGGAAATTACTACGGCGCATTAAGCAATTTTGTGAAAATGCAAAACGAATATAATTGCTTTTTTTTCATTGCGGATTTACATTCACTAACGACCCACCCCACTCCTCATGGACTTCAGGGAACGGTTCGTCAAGTTATTGTTGAATATTTAGCTGCAGGAATAGACCCCGAAAAATCGACTATTTACGTTCAATCAGATGTTCCAGAAGTTGCGGAACTCTATCTATATATGAATATGAACGCCTATCTCGGCGAGCTAGAACGCGCTACAGCATTTAAAGATAAAGTTAGAAGCAGTCCAGATAATGTTAACGCAGGTTTATTGACCTATCCGGTCTTGATGGCCTCTGATATATTGATTCACCATGGCACAAAAGTGCCCGTAGGAAAAGATCAGGAACAGCATTTGGAGATGACGCGGACTTTTGGCAATCGCTTCAATCGCTTATACAACGTAGATTATTTTAAAGAAGCGTTTGCGTTCTCCTACGCTGACAAATTGGTGAAAGTTCCCGGACTTTCAGGCCAGGGAAAAATGGGTAAATCCAATGGTGAAGCAGATTGTATTTATCTATCGGACAGTGAAACCGTAATTCGTAAAAAAGTGATGCGCGCTGTATCCGATTCTGGTCCGACGGAAATGAACCAGCCTAAGCCTGAAGCTATCCAAAATCTTTTTGATTTAATGAAGGTCGTATCTACTGCAGATACGTTACAGCATTTTGATGAACTCTATAACAAATGCGAAATTCGTTATGGTGATTTCAAAAAACAATTGGCAGAAGATATGGTCCTTGCAACCAACGATGTACGCTCCCGTATAGAGGATATATCAAACGATGATGCATACATTGCTAAAGTTGCAAAAATGGGCGCTGAAAAAGCAAGCGAATCCGCGCACAAGACGCTGAAAGAAGTTCGTGAGATTATTGGTATTAAAAGATTTTATTAA
- a CDS encoding deoxynucleoside kinase → MHIAIVGNIGAGKTTLTEMLASHFKFEPQFEAVDNNPYLEDFYSDMKRWAFNLQIFFLNSRFRHIVKLQETGIDMIQDRTIYEDAYIFAENLYDMGLMSARDFENYSNIFQSIIHYIKPPDLLIYLKASVPTLVNNIQKRGRDYESAIRLDYLSKLNDKYDKWINNYKEGKVMILDKDNLDFTTNPEDLGNIIQKIEAELYGLFE, encoded by the coding sequence ATGCACATCGCTATCGTTGGAAATATAGGTGCCGGCAAAACAACATTGACCGAAATGTTGGCCAGTCACTTTAAATTTGAACCTCAGTTTGAAGCTGTAGACAACAATCCTTATCTGGAAGATTTTTATTCGGACATGAAACGCTGGGCATTCAATCTTCAGATTTTTTTCCTCAACAGTCGCTTTAGACATATTGTAAAATTGCAGGAAACTGGCATTGATATGATTCAGGATCGTACCATTTATGAAGATGCTTATATCTTTGCCGAAAACTTGTATGATATGGGTTTAATGAGCGCACGTGATTTTGAAAACTATAGTAATATTTTTCAAAGCATTATCCATTATATCAAACCGCCAGATTTATTGATTTACCTCAAAGCCTCTGTCCCTACCCTGGTGAATAATATCCAAAAAAGGGGGCGTGACTATGAATCCGCAATTCGCTTGGATTATCTGTCGAAGCTGAACGATAAATATGATAAATGGATCAATAATTACAAAGAAGGTAAGGTCATGATTCTGGACAAGGACAACCTGGATTTCACCACAAACCCAGAGGACCTCGGCAATATCATTCAAAAAATCGAAGCCGAATTATACGGATTATTCGAATAA
- a CDS encoding aldo/keto reductase, translating into MEQRKLGNTSLIVSEIGLGCMSLKSNQSKQSKDIIQKAYEKGITFFDTADLYDKGLNEMIVGESVQSFRKHIVLASKVGNLWRADGSGWDWKASKDYIIKAVEGSLSRLKTDYIDLYQLHGGTIEDPIEEIVEAFELLKKQGKIRAYGLSSIRPNVIKAFLSKSDIASVMMQYSLLDRRPEEEISGLLEERGVSIVVRGVLAKGVLINKPIEPFLQYSSGEVAHIVRNLANLSKRIGKDNMIVALSYVLSNAAVGTALVGVSTKLQLDELIKAKAQMIKLSDSDKQVLLEGVRSLYYTEHR; encoded by the coding sequence ATGGAACAACGTAAATTAGGTAATACAAGCTTAATCGTTTCGGAAATAGGTTTGGGCTGTATGTCTTTAAAAAGCAATCAGTCCAAACAATCCAAAGATATTATCCAAAAAGCTTACGAGAAAGGGATCACTTTCTTCGATACCGCTGATCTCTACGATAAAGGCCTAAACGAGATGATCGTCGGGGAGAGTGTGCAAAGCTTTCGCAAGCATATTGTTTTGGCGTCGAAAGTTGGTAACCTTTGGCGTGCAGATGGATCCGGCTGGGATTGGAAGGCTTCGAAGGACTATATTATCAAGGCTGTAGAAGGTTCGTTGTCACGTTTAAAAACGGATTACATCGACCTCTATCAGTTACATGGTGGTACAATAGAAGATCCGATAGAGGAGATTGTTGAAGCGTTTGAGTTGTTGAAGAAACAAGGGAAAATCCGTGCTTACGGCCTTTCATCAATTCGCCCAAACGTTATCAAGGCATTTTTGTCCAAATCTGATATTGCCTCAGTAATGATGCAATACAGTCTATTGGATAGAAGACCAGAAGAAGAAATCAGTGGCTTGTTGGAAGAGCGGGGTGTAAGTATCGTCGTACGCGGTGTATTAGCCAAAGGTGTTCTCATCAACAAACCTATTGAACCTTTTCTTCAGTATAGTTCAGGAGAGGTGGCCCATATCGTGAGAAACTTGGCAAATCTTTCCAAACGTATCGGAAAAGACAATATGATTGTTGCACTATCTTATGTGCTTTCTAACGCAGCTGTTGGTACAGCACTCGTTGGTGTGAGTACCAAATTGCAATTGGATGAATTGATCAAAGCAAAAGCGCAGATGATCAAATTAAGTGATTCGGATAAGCAGGTACTATTGGAAGGTGTCCGGTCGTTATACTATACCGAACACCGGTAA
- a CDS encoding FKBP-type peptidyl-prolyl cis-trans isomerase encodes MKYIALALLSLTTVTGFAQQKKTNTTAKKKVVTTKSSTTNQLKTKADSVSYAFGADIGNSLKSIEIDYLKSDVIAKAISDVLKGEKSLLEEGQGRAVIQQAIMDVRAKKEAASRAEEDKFFAENAKVVGMKSTAEGIQYLVLNEAAGPKPKSDDEVTVHYKGTLLNGKQFDSSYDRKEPLKLSLGQVIKGWQIGIPLMSKGAKYKFFIPSRLAYGERATGEIPANSTLVFEVELLDIGADGTT; translated from the coding sequence ATGAAGTATATTGCATTAGCCCTATTATCCTTGACAACAGTCACAGGATTTGCCCAACAAAAAAAAACGAACACGACGGCGAAGAAGAAGGTCGTCACAACTAAATCAAGTACAACAAATCAACTGAAAACGAAGGCCGATTCTGTGTCTTATGCGTTTGGTGCCGATATCGGAAATTCATTAAAATCTATTGAGATCGATTACTTGAAGTCAGATGTTATTGCAAAAGCAATTTCGGATGTCTTGAAAGGGGAGAAATCGCTATTGGAAGAAGGCCAAGGAAGAGCTGTTATCCAGCAGGCGATCATGGATGTTCGTGCTAAAAAAGAGGCTGCTAGCCGTGCTGAAGAAGATAAATTTTTTGCCGAAAATGCAAAGGTTGTTGGGATGAAATCTACAGCTGAAGGAATTCAATATCTTGTTCTAAATGAGGCGGCAGGTCCAAAACCAAAAAGTGACGATGAGGTAACAGTGCATTATAAAGGTACCTTACTCAATGGAAAGCAATTTGATAGCTCATACGATCGTAAGGAGCCATTGAAACTATCCTTGGGTCAGGTGATCAAGGGTTGGCAGATTGGAATCCCGTTAATGTCGAAAGGTGCAAAGTATAAATTTTTTATACCTAGTAGATTAGCCTATGGCGAACGGGCAACAGGTGAAATTCCTGCAAACAGCACATTGGTATTTGAGGTAGAATTGCTTGATATTGGTGCAGATGGAACAACGTAA
- the mazG gene encoding nucleoside triphosphate pyrophosphohydrolase, with translation MANLAAPAYQHTAQLAFQRLLDVLYTLRVECPWDKKQTMESLRHLTMEEMYELTDAILEKDYPEIKKELGDVLMHLVFYARIAEEEGHFNIVDVLNAICDKLITRHPHIYGDANADTEDKVKSNWETIKLKEGNTSVLAGVPKGLPALVKAYRIQDKVRGVGFDWEDKKQVWEKVEEELAEFKAEFNLETALPMDQEKAEGEFGDLLFSLINYARHIGINPENALERTNKKFIERFTYLEQKAAENKQQLQEMSLAEMDVYWNEAKKLKK, from the coding sequence ATGGCAAATCTAGCAGCACCAGCGTATCAGCATACAGCTCAACTCGCTTTTCAACGATTACTCGATGTCTTATATACCTTACGGGTTGAATGTCCCTGGGATAAAAAACAGACTATGGAATCCCTTCGACATTTGACTATGGAGGAAATGTATGAATTAACCGACGCCATTTTGGAAAAAGATTATCCAGAAATCAAAAAAGAACTTGGTGACGTCTTGATGCATCTGGTATTCTATGCCCGCATTGCCGAAGAAGAAGGACATTTCAACATCGTCGACGTACTTAATGCAATCTGTGATAAATTGATTACGCGCCATCCCCACATCTATGGCGACGCCAATGCTGATACAGAAGATAAGGTCAAGTCCAATTGGGAAACAATTAAGCTCAAAGAAGGCAATACATCTGTTCTTGCTGGTGTCCCAAAAGGCCTACCCGCTTTGGTAAAGGCCTATCGTATCCAAGATAAAGTTCGCGGTGTCGGCTTTGACTGGGAAGATAAGAAACAAGTATGGGAAAAAGTAGAGGAAGAGCTTGCCGAATTTAAAGCCGAATTTAATCTGGAGACAGCGCTTCCAATGGATCAGGAAAAAGCAGAAGGCGAATTTGGCGACCTTTTATTCTCCTTAATAAATTATGCACGGCATATTGGCATAAACCCTGAAAATGCACTTGAACGCACCAACAAAAAATTCATTGAACGGTTTACCTATTTAGAACAAAAAGCCGCTGAAAATAAGCAACAACTGCAGGAAATGAGTTTAGCAGAAATGGACGTTTATTGGAATGAAGCTAAAAAATTAAAAAAATAA
- a CDS encoding sulfatase, which produces MNKKLVLLLCGLLPIFSQAQKKNNATQRPNIVFILTDDFTAQAWGVYGGILKDFVKNPNIEKLASQGAVLNNTFCTNSICTPSRATILKGQYSNKNQVYTLEDALDPDKENIAKDLHHAGYQTAVFGKWHLKKRPSGFDDFKVLPGHGVYHNPTYLSKDNWNDKEEAGTPYEGYVDDITTTMSLDWLKSRDPDKPFFLMCHYKATHEPFDFAERFKDYYKDVEFPYPPTFLDSGAITTGRSFEGQPLEELGRRYEQASVGPFWTSYPELPFSTKGMAPLEARKKIYQKFIKDYLRCVAGIDDNLGKIMHYLKTANLDENTVVILASDQGYFLGEHNFMDKRLMYEESLRMPFVISYPKEIKAGSRLNDMILNIDFAALFADYAGIKKPAYIQGESFRNNLKGNTSKAWRSALYYRYWQHAPIRPAHLGVRDERYKLIYFYGQPLEMTGSDSKTTAPAWEFYDLQQDPIETHNAILDKKYVKEIARLKKKLTKLKAEAGDDDATRPAFQQVLKQEHLTVK; this is translated from the coding sequence ATGAATAAAAAATTAGTATTGCTCCTCTGCGGCCTCTTGCCCATTTTTTCACAAGCACAGAAAAAGAACAACGCAACACAACGCCCCAATATCGTCTTTATCCTGACGGACGATTTCACGGCCCAGGCATGGGGCGTATACGGTGGTATTTTAAAAGATTTTGTCAAAAATCCGAATATTGAAAAATTAGCCAGTCAAGGGGCGGTGCTCAATAATACCTTCTGTACAAATTCCATTTGCACCCCTAGCCGCGCAACCATACTGAAAGGACAGTACAGTAATAAAAACCAAGTTTACACACTTGAAGATGCTTTGGATCCCGATAAGGAAAACATCGCTAAGGATCTGCACCATGCAGGCTACCAAACTGCTGTTTTTGGAAAATGGCACCTAAAAAAGAGGCCAAGTGGATTTGACGATTTTAAAGTTCTACCTGGACACGGTGTTTATCATAACCCGACTTACCTCTCTAAAGACAATTGGAATGATAAGGAAGAGGCTGGCACACCTTACGAAGGCTATGTAGATGATATCACCACAACGATGAGTCTGGACTGGTTAAAATCACGCGACCCAGACAAACCCTTCTTTTTAATGTGTCATTACAAGGCGACTCATGAACCCTTTGATTTTGCTGAGCGATTCAAAGATTACTACAAAGATGTGGAGTTTCCTTATCCTCCTACATTTTTGGACTCAGGAGCAATCACGACTGGACGCTCTTTTGAAGGCCAACCCTTGGAAGAGCTTGGCCGCCGTTATGAGCAAGCTTCGGTTGGCCCCTTTTGGACATCTTATCCCGAGCTTCCGTTTTCAACAAAAGGAATGGCCCCTTTGGAAGCCCGCAAAAAGATCTACCAAAAGTTCATCAAAGATTATCTGCGTTGCGTCGCTGGGATTGATGATAATCTGGGAAAAATTATGCATTACCTTAAAACCGCAAATTTGGACGAAAATACCGTTGTGATCCTAGCTTCCGATCAAGGTTACTTCTTGGGAGAACACAATTTCATGGATAAACGTCTCATGTACGAAGAATCACTGCGCATGCCTTTTGTAATCAGCTACCCCAAAGAAATCAAAGCGGGTAGTCGATTAAACGATATGATTCTAAATATCGATTTCGCTGCGCTATTTGCAGACTATGCCGGCATCAAAAAACCCGCTTACATCCAAGGCGAAAGCTTCCGGAATAACCTCAAAGGAAATACATCCAAAGCATGGCGGTCTGCCCTATATTACCGTTACTGGCAACATGCACCAATACGCCCTGCCCACCTGGGAGTCCGTGATGAACGTTACAAACTGATTTATTTTTACGGACAGCCCTTAGAAATGACAGGTAGTGATTCCAAAACAACAGCACCAGCCTGGGAATTCTACGATCTACAACAGGACCCCATAGAAACACACAACGCCATTCTAGACAAAAAATATGTCAAAGAAATTGCCCGGTTGAAGAAAAAGCTGACTAAACTAAAAGCCGAAGCAGGCGATGATGATGCAACAAGACCCGCTTTTCAGCAGGTCCTCAAGCAAGAACACTTAACCGTTAAATAA
- a CDS encoding SDR family NAD(P)-dependent oxidoreductase: MKILADKVALVTGAGSGIGLAVALAYGKEGAKVVVSDINEQAGNETVKQIESLGGEAVFFKADSSSPADNEALVGYAVKTFGRLDIACNNAGIGGEAALTGDYSLDGWKKVIDINFNGVFYGCKYQIEAMERNGGGVIVNMASIHGTVAAPMSSAYTSAKHAVVGLTKNIGAEYGQKNIRCNAVGPGYIDTPLLAKLDKEHINALISKHPIGRLGKAEEVAELVLFLSSDKSSFMTGGYYLVDGGYTAV; this comes from the coding sequence ATGAAAATTTTAGCAGATAAAGTAGCTTTAGTAACAGGTGCGGGTTCGGGGATCGGACTGGCAGTTGCATTGGCTTATGGTAAAGAAGGTGCAAAGGTCGTTGTCTCGGATATCAACGAGCAAGCGGGGAATGAAACCGTAAAACAAATTGAATCTCTAGGAGGCGAAGCTGTGTTTTTCAAAGCAGATAGCTCATCTCCCGCTGACAATGAAGCCTTGGTTGGTTACGCCGTCAAGACATTTGGCCGCCTTGATATTGCATGCAATAATGCTGGTATTGGTGGAGAGGCTGCACTAACGGGAGATTACAGTCTCGATGGATGGAAAAAAGTAATTGATATTAATTTCAATGGCGTATTTTATGGATGTAAATATCAGATAGAGGCCATGGAGCGGAACGGAGGTGGTGTTATTGTCAATATGGCTTCTATTCATGGTACCGTGGCTGCGCCTATGTCAAGTGCTTATACTTCAGCCAAACATGCTGTAGTGGGACTGACAAAGAACATCGGCGCAGAATATGGTCAAAAAAATATTCGTTGTAATGCGGTTGGACCTGGTTATATTGATACACCGTTATTGGCTAAGTTGGATAAAGAGCATATCAATGCGTTAATCAGTAAACACCCTATTGGACGTTTGGGAAAGGCAGAGGAAGTCGCTGAGCTGGTTCTTTTCCTAAGTTCGGATAAATCGTCTTTTATGACCGGAGGGTATTACTTAGTTGATGGTGGTTATACTGCTGTTTAA
- a CDS encoding glycosyltransferase family protein produces the protein MKILYAVQGTGNGHLSRAMDIVPCLRELGEVDVLVSGIQADLSLPFEVKYRFHGLSFIFGKSGGVDLWKTFMSSTIRKFTNEIKSLPIENYDLVINDFEPISAWACHSKDLECIGLSHQIAALDPSSPKPEDSDMLGKFIMKNYAPSTHSYGFHFKRYAKNIYQPVIRNAVRELNVTDQGHYTVYLPAYDDAHLLKHLMKFPDVKWDVFSKHNSKAFDMKNVTIRPINNQSFIDSMASSSGVLCGAGFETPAEALYLKKKLLVIPMKNQYEQHLNAASLEEMGVPVISSLKQKNMLAIEAWLNSKSRVEVDYPNITQEIINEIVQKHR, from the coding sequence ATGAAGATATTGTATGCCGTACAAGGGACAGGAAATGGACATCTGAGCCGGGCAATGGATATTGTCCCCTGTTTGAGGGAGTTAGGGGAAGTCGATGTTTTGGTTAGTGGAATTCAAGCAGATCTATCATTACCTTTCGAAGTGAAATACCGTTTTCACGGGTTGAGTTTTATCTTTGGAAAATCCGGCGGAGTAGATCTGTGGAAAACATTTATGAGTTCGACGATTCGTAAATTTACGAATGAAATTAAGAGCTTGCCCATAGAAAACTATGATTTGGTGATCAATGATTTTGAACCAATTTCTGCTTGGGCTTGTCATTCAAAAGATTTGGAATGCATTGGGTTGAGCCATCAGATTGCTGCCTTAGATCCATCGAGTCCTAAGCCAGAAGATAGTGATATGTTGGGCAAATTTATTATGAAAAATTATGCCCCGTCTACCCATTCCTATGGTTTCCATTTTAAGCGGTACGCCAAGAATATTTACCAACCGGTTATCCGTAATGCTGTTCGTGAATTGAATGTGACAGATCAGGGACATTATACGGTTTACCTCCCGGCATATGACGATGCGCATCTTTTAAAGCATTTGATGAAGTTTCCAGATGTGAAGTGGGATGTTTTTAGCAAACATAATTCGAAGGCATTTGACATGAAAAATGTAACGATAAGACCGATCAATAACCAATCTTTTATTGATAGTATGGCATCTTCTTCTGGAGTTTTATGTGGGGCAGGTTTTGAAACACCGGCAGAAGCGTTATATTTGAAAAAGAAACTGTTAGTTATCCCGATGAAAAACCAATATGAGCAGCATTTGAATGCAGCGTCATTGGAAGAGATGGGGGTGCCTGTAATTTCGAGCTTAAAACAGAAAAACATGCTGGCGATAGAAGCCTGGCTCAACAGTAAATCTAGGGTTGAAGTTGATTACCCTAATATCACGCAGGAAATTATAAATGAAATCGTGCAGAAGCACCGTTAA
- the kdsB gene encoding 3-deoxy-manno-octulosonate cytidylyltransferase: MKFLGIIPARYASSRFPGKPLINIEGKTMIQRVYEQVKKSTKLNDVVVATDDQRIAETVRSFGGEVVMTAEHHQSGTDRCAEVITNIEGYDVAINIQGDEPFIDPTQIDLLAHCFEDTTTQIATLIKEITAEEELFNVNIPKVVRNSKGEAIYFSRQTIPFLRAVEKDQWLQRQTFYKHIGIYAYQVDTLKALTQLPISMLEEAEALEQLRWLENGYAIQTAITTHETVAVDTKEDLAKILRLFFNK; this comes from the coding sequence ATGAAATTTTTAGGTATTATTCCTGCCCGATATGCATCGAGCAGATTCCCTGGAAAACCGCTGATCAACATCGAAGGAAAAACGATGATTCAGCGGGTCTACGAACAGGTCAAAAAATCAACAAAATTAAACGATGTTGTTGTAGCAACTGACGACCAGCGCATCGCCGAAACTGTACGTTCTTTTGGTGGCGAAGTTGTCATGACCGCAGAGCACCATCAATCGGGAACTGATCGTTGTGCTGAAGTCATCACCAATATAGAAGGTTATGATGTTGCCATCAATATACAGGGTGACGAACCCTTTATAGACCCCACACAAATTGATCTTTTAGCACATTGTTTTGAAGATACCACTACGCAGATAGCGACCCTAATCAAGGAAATTACTGCGGAGGAGGAACTATTCAATGTAAACATCCCTAAAGTTGTCCGAAACAGCAAAGGAGAAGCCATCTACTTTAGTAGGCAGACCATTCCTTTTTTAAGAGCTGTGGAAAAAGATCAATGGTTACAAAGGCAAACATTCTATAAACATATCGGAATATATGCTTACCAGGTAGATACATTAAAAGCCCTGACACAACTTCCTATTTCTATGCTAGAAGAAGCAGAGGCTCTGGAACAGCTACGCTGGTTAGAAAATGGCTACGCCATTCAAACGGCAATTACAACGCATGAAACTGTCGCCGTAGATACAAAAGAAGACCTCGCTAAAATATTAAGACTATTTTTTAATAAATAG
- a CDS encoding zinc dependent phospholipase C family protein, producing MLILTSWGFFAHKKINHYAVFALPAQLAKFYKSNIDLITEKAVDPDKRCFTDSAEGPRHFIDLEDYRKESTVDSIPIHWSQAKEKFQEKQLLKNGIVPWQINLTYQKLVKAFQAKDYKRIIKHSAEIGHYIADAHVPLHTTKNYNGQLTNQLGIHAFWESRLPEMFSEKYNLRVGKANYIKDPLAEAWSIVRESNRLVDSVLSIEAQLNRQFKASQKKSFIERNNQLVWTYSDSYARAYHEAMNGMVERRMQKTILRVASYWYSAWLESGQPDLTNIEKIKSTDKQDHIDITGKKRIGREEWM from the coding sequence ATGCTAATTTTAACATCGTGGGGATTTTTTGCTCATAAAAAAATTAATCATTATGCCGTCTTTGCTCTCCCCGCTCAGTTGGCTAAGTTTTATAAATCCAATATTGACCTTATTACCGAAAAAGCTGTTGATCCAGATAAACGCTGCTTCACAGACAGCGCTGAAGGCCCAAGACATTTTATAGATTTAGAGGACTACCGCAAGGAAAGTACAGTTGACTCCATACCGATACATTGGTCACAAGCCAAAGAGAAATTTCAAGAAAAGCAATTGTTAAAAAATGGCATTGTGCCCTGGCAAATCAATCTTACCTACCAAAAGCTTGTTAAGGCCTTTCAAGCAAAAGATTATAAGCGGATCATCAAACACTCAGCAGAAATCGGCCATTATATTGCTGATGCCCATGTTCCATTACACACGACTAAAAATTATAATGGACAGCTGACTAATCAACTCGGTATACACGCATTCTGGGAGAGCCGCTTACCGGAAATGTTTTCAGAAAAATACAACCTTCGCGTTGGAAAAGCCAACTATATCAAAGATCCCTTAGCGGAGGCCTGGAGTATCGTCCGTGAAAGCAATCGCCTTGTGGATTCTGTATTGAGCATTGAAGCCCAGCTCAATCGTCAATTTAAGGCATCTCAAAAAAAATCTTTTATTGAGCGAAACAATCAATTGGTATGGACCTATTCCGACAGTTATGCTAGAGCTTATCATGAAGCCATGAACGGTATGGTTGAAAGGAGAATGCAAAAAACCATTTTACGCGTTGCTTCCTATTGGTATTCAGCCTGGCTCGAATCCGGCCAACCCGACTTGACTAACATCGAAAAAATAAAAAGCACCGACAAGCAAGATCACATCGATATAACGGGAAAAAAACGTATCGGTCGAGAGGAATGGATGTAA